A genomic window from Dechloromonas sp. A34 includes:
- a CDS encoding methyl-accepting chemotaxis protein, whose amino-acid sequence MELFNFSGLKARLTLSVLIALLGLVLLGAFQILHLRSQLLEDRKATLQAAVDIAINTVKVFQTKEAKGELSREDAQKLAKDALRGMRYLGEEYFYTYDSKGMGVMHPVRPEYVGKSHWDRQDKSGAYTIRNMLKAALDKTGYVETLTPKPGSDVQVPKLHLLQHFQPWDWVIGTGLYIDDLDTVFYQQLRSAAFVIVFVLLVVGAVAWWVARSILAQIGGEPALAVATMSKVAAGDLTVSMDTRNPASLLGELNHLVQSLRRMMEEIARNAGQVANSAREISDTSSKVAEAASSETDATQTMAAAMEELTVSITHVSANATETARYASNAADLAEQGEKSVEMVASNIASMAGTVANAADKVRSLSANTQEVARIASVIKDIAGQTNLLALNAAIEAARAGEQGRGFAVVADEVRVLAERTEKATLEISGVVDRIQSETLNAAKAMDAALPEAEKATAAASETSEQLHRIAEGSRSAQSLVRDVAASTREQSEASTSLAQQVERIANQVEDTGQSMKITAQAAQSLLATAQSLKAATERFRV is encoded by the coding sequence ATGGAACTTTTCAATTTCAGTGGGCTGAAAGCGCGCTTGACCCTATCGGTGCTGATCGCCTTGCTCGGTCTGGTTTTGCTCGGTGCTTTCCAGATTCTCCATCTGCGCAGCCAATTACTGGAAGACCGCAAGGCAACGCTGCAGGCTGCCGTCGATATTGCCATCAATACGGTCAAGGTTTTTCAGACCAAGGAAGCCAAGGGCGAGCTAAGCCGGGAAGATGCGCAAAAACTCGCCAAAGATGCTTTGCGCGGCATGCGCTATCTCGGTGAAGAGTATTTCTACACCTATGACAGCAAGGGCATGGGCGTCATGCACCCGGTCCGCCCCGAATACGTTGGCAAGAGTCACTGGGACCGCCAGGACAAGAGCGGCGCCTACACCATCCGCAACATGCTCAAGGCGGCCCTCGACAAGACCGGCTATGTCGAAACCCTGACCCCCAAACCCGGCAGCGACGTCCAGGTGCCCAAACTGCACCTCCTCCAGCATTTTCAGCCCTGGGATTGGGTCATCGGCACCGGCCTCTACATTGACGATCTCGATACCGTTTTCTATCAGCAGTTGCGTAGCGCGGCCTTCGTCATTGTTTTCGTCCTGCTAGTCGTCGGCGCCGTCGCCTGGTGGGTTGCCCGCTCGATCCTGGCTCAAATCGGCGGCGAACCGGCGCTTGCCGTCGCCACCATGAGCAAGGTCGCGGCCGGCGACCTGACGGTTTCCATGGACACCAGGAATCCGGCCAGCCTGCTCGGCGAGCTGAATCATCTGGTTCAGTCGCTGCGCCGGATGATGGAAGAAATCGCCCGTAACGCCGGCCAGGTAGCCAATTCGGCACGGGAAATTTCGGATACTTCAAGCAAGGTGGCGGAGGCAGCGTCATCCGAAACCGATGCCACCCAGACGATGGCCGCCGCAATGGAGGAACTTACCGTTTCGATCACCCATGTCTCCGCCAACGCCACCGAAACCGCACGCTATGCCAGCAATGCCGCTGACCTGGCGGAGCAGGGCGAAAAAAGCGTTGAAATGGTCGCCAGCAACATCGCGAGCATGGCGGGGACGGTCGCCAATGCCGCCGACAAGGTACGCAGTCTTTCGGCCAATACCCAGGAAGTCGCACGCATCGCCTCGGTCATCAAGGATATTGCCGGGCAGACCAATCTGCTCGCCCTCAACGCCGCCATCGAGGCGGCGCGTGCCGGAGAACAGGGGCGCGGCTTCGCGGTGGTCGCCGACGAAGTACGCGTCCTGGCCGAGCGAACGGAAAAAGCCACGCTGGAAATTTCCGGCGTCGTGGACCGTATCCAGAGCGAAACCCTGAATGCCGCCAAGGCCATGGATGCTGCGCTGCCGGAAGCTGAGAAGGCCACGGCCGCCGCCAGCGAGACAAGCGAACAGCTGCACCGCATCGCCGAAGGTTCGCGCTCGGCCCAGAGTCTGGTCCGCGATGTCGCCGCCTCGACGCGCGAACAGAGCGAGGCCAGCACGTCCCTCGCCCAGCAGGTGGAACGGATTGCCAATCAGGTCGAAGACACCGGACAGAGCATGAAGATCACCGCCCAGGCGGCACAATCCCTGCTCGCTACGGCGCAATCGCTGAAGGCCGCGACGGAGCGCTTCCGCGTCTAG